One Schistocerca piceifrons isolate TAMUIC-IGC-003096 chromosome 11, iqSchPice1.1, whole genome shotgun sequence genomic window carries:
- the LOC124720466 gene encoding zinc finger protein ZFP2-like isoform X3, whose product MWKSVLIQSTGGSCGISFEETVHHGLVKNELVRGGEKTEHECGSHTQELTMDDDSSLSTTYECSMRQKEFNVFSCNFCLQSFPSKYRLIMHVFMHIDGVQPPMYVCKCCGEVFQSNVNLKKHLRMGENCRLLTAGNHESGCSGEHSNSVLLGSEPEDSPTEHTEQSSHKESLKATKTFLNDTFNARMTYDSVKPSGHRTLSAAGAHTFLLAANRPHECNICGKSFAVRGNLKNHKLIHTAEKPYKCDICGISFARTGYLKRHILLHTGERPHECTICGKSFARSCLLKRHTMLHTGERPHECSICGKSFSRSCLLKRHTMLHTGERPHECSICGKFFASSHYLQKHSLIHTGKKHYKCNICGKSFSAVGKVKRHALIHTGEKRYKCDICGKFFARSGYLKQHTFIHTGKRPLKCNICGKSFAWSICLKRHALIHTGKKSYRCNICGKFFAISSYLQKHLFIHTGQKRHKCNTCGKSFAELGKLKRHALLHIRKKPQ is encoded by the coding sequence ATTGATTCAAAGTACTGGTGGGAGCTGTGGCATTTCGTTTGAAGAAACTGTTCATCATGGACTGGTCAAGAATGAGCTGGTGAGAGGCGGAGAGAAGACAGAACACGAGTGTGGTAGTCATACACAAGAATTAACTATGGACGATGATAGCTCACTTAGCACCACATATGAATGTAGTATGAGGCAAAAGGAATTCAATGTATTTAGTTGTAATTTCTGCCTACAGAGCTTTCCTTCAAAATACAGACTCATAATGCATGTGTTCATGCACATTGATGGCGTGCAACCTCCTATGTATGTTTGCAAATGTTGTGGTGAGGTATTTCAGAGTAATGTTAACTTGAAAAAACATTTGAGAATGGGAGAGAATTGTCGATTACTAACTGCTGGCAATCATGAGAGTGGCTGTAGTGGTGAACACTCAAACAGTGTCCTCTTAGGTAGTGAACCAGAAGATTCTCCCACAGAACACACTGAGCAATCTTCACATAAGGAATCTTTGAAGGCTACAAAAACGTTCTTAAATGACACATTTAACGCGCGCATGACATATGATTCGGTGAAACCGAGTGGTCATAGAACTTTATCTGCAGCTGGTGCCCACACTTTTCTACTTGCCGCAAATAGACCCCATGAATGTAATATTTGTGGCAAATCGTTTGCTGTGCGAGGTAATCTCAAGAATCATAAATTAATTCACACAGCAGAGAAACCttacaaatgtgatatttgtgGCATTTCTTTTGCAAGGACAGGTTACCTCAAGCGACATATTTTGTTACACACTGGGGAGAGACCCCATGAATGTACAATTTGTGGCAAATCATTTGCTAGGTCATGTCTTCTCAAGCGACACACTATGTTACACACTGGGGAGAGACCCCATGAATGTTCAATTTGTGGCAAATCATTTTCTAGGTCATGTCTTCTCAAGCGACACACTATGTTACACACTGGGGAGAGACCCCATGAATGTTCTATTTGTGGCAAATTTTTTGCTAGTTCACATTATCTCCAGAAACATTcactaattcacactggaaagaaacattACAAATGTAATATTTGTGGCAAATCGTTTTCTGCGGTGGGTAAGGTCAAGAGACACGCATTAATTCACACTGGAGAGAAACGATACAAATGCGATATTTGTGGCAAGTTTTTTGCTAGGTCAGGTTATCTTAAgcaacacacattcatacacactggGAAGAGACCTCTTAAATGTAATATTTGTGGCAAATCTTTTGCTTGGTCAATTTGTCTCAAGAGACAtgcattaattcacactggaaagaaatctTACAGGTGTAATATTTGTGGGAAATTTTTCGCTATTTCAAGTTATCTCCAGAAACATCTGTTCATTCACACAGGACAGAAACGTCACAAATGTAATACTTGTGGCAAATCGTTTGCTGAGTTGGGAAAGCTCAAGAGACATGCATTACTTCACATCAGAAAGAAGCCACAATGA